The Prionailurus viverrinus isolate Anna unplaced genomic scaffold, UM_Priviv_1.0 scaffold_35, whole genome shotgun sequence genome window below encodes:
- the CCDC43 gene encoding coiled-coil domain-containing protein 43 isoform X2 has translation MAAPSEVAAAASGENDGGGSGFGSWLDGRLEALGVDRAVYGAYILGVLQEEEEEERLDALQGILSAFLEEDSLLHICKEIVERWSESQNVVTKVKKEDEVQAIATLIEKQAQIVVKPRMVSEEEKQRKAALLAQYADVTDEEDSVPKHQRGRCPQCPKTGTRLTSG, from the exons ATGGCGGCGCCCAGCGAAGTGGCCGCGGCTGCCTCCGGCGAGAATGATGGCGGGGGCAGCGGCTTTGGGTCGTGGCTGGACGGACGGTTGGAGGCGCTGGGAGTGGACCGAGCCGTTTACGGCGCCTACATCCTGGGTGtcctgcaggaggaggaggaagaggagaggctgGATGCTCTGCAGGGGATCCTCTCTGCTTTCTTG GAGGAAGATTCTCTTCTTCACATCTGCAAGGAGATTGTGGAACGATGGTCAGAAAGTCAGAATGTTGTCACCAAAGTGAAAAAAGAAG ATGAGGTACAGGCCATTGCCACCCTAATTGAGAAGCAGGCACAGATTGTGGTGAAGCCCAGGATGGtgtcagaagaagagaaacagagaaaagctGCCCTCCTGGCCCAGTATGCTGATGTGACAGATGAAGAAGA CTCTGTTCCGAAACACCAACGTGGAAGATGTCCTCAATGCCCGAAAACTGGAACGAGACTCACTTCGGGATGA
- the CCDC43 gene encoding coiled-coil domain-containing protein 43 isoform X1, giving the protein MAAPSEVAAAASGENDGGGSGFGSWLDGRLEALGVDRAVYGAYILGVLQEEEEEERLDALQGILSAFLEEDSLLHICKEIVERWSESQNVVTKVKKEDEVQAIATLIEKQAQIVVKPRMVSEEEKQRKAALLAQYADVTDEEDEAEEKDDSGATTMNIGSDKSLFRNTNVEDVLNARKLERDSLRDESQRKKEQDKLQRERDKLAKQERKEKEKKRTQRGERKR; this is encoded by the exons ATGGCGGCGCCCAGCGAAGTGGCCGCGGCTGCCTCCGGCGAGAATGATGGCGGGGGCAGCGGCTTTGGGTCGTGGCTGGACGGACGGTTGGAGGCGCTGGGAGTGGACCGAGCCGTTTACGGCGCCTACATCCTGGGTGtcctgcaggaggaggaggaagaggagaggctgGATGCTCTGCAGGGGATCCTCTCTGCTTTCTTG GAGGAAGATTCTCTTCTTCACATCTGCAAGGAGATTGTGGAACGATGGTCAGAAAGTCAGAATGTTGTCACCAAAGTGAAAAAAGAAG ATGAGGTACAGGCCATTGCCACCCTAATTGAGAAGCAGGCACAGATTGTGGTGAAGCCCAGGATGGtgtcagaagaagagaaacagagaaaagctGCCCTCCTGGCCCAGTATGCTGATGTGACAGATGAAGAAGA CGAAGCAGAGGAGAAGGATGATTCAGGCGCCACCACAATGAACATTGGTTCTGATAAAT CTCTGTTCCGAAACACCAACGTGGAAGATGTCCTCAATGCCCGAAAACTGGAACGAGACTCACTTCGGGATGAGTCccaaaggaagaaggaacaggacaagctgcagagggagagggacaaactAGCCAAGCAGGAGcgcaaggaaaaggaaaagaaaaggacacaaagaggGGAGCGGAAGCGATAA